In a genomic window of Roseiflexus castenholzii DSM 13941:
- a CDS encoding sugar phosphate isomerase/epimerase family protein, whose product MPADLSRLSLNQATTKYWTLCDAIDGCARAGIPAIGVWRDRLAEAGVAAAARMLRDAGLHCSSLCRGGWFPAATRAERAARIDDNRRAIEEAAALGADVLVLVCGPAPDRDIRAARAMVEEGIAAILPDAIDHGVTLGIEPLHPMFAADRSVITSLGEAVALAERFDSPRVGVVIDAYHVWWDAGVYDLIQRCGRRTVAYHVSDWIVPLPDVLNGRGMMGDGVIELRSLREAVDAAGYRGFIEVEIFNEAIWNMPGDQVVSLMCERYLEHVAPIQDQYPSKKRTPAIKDASP is encoded by the coding sequence ATGCCTGCCGATCTTTCCCGTCTGAGCCTGAATCAGGCGACGACCAAATACTGGACGCTGTGCGACGCGATTGACGGTTGCGCTCGCGCGGGAATCCCTGCCATCGGCGTCTGGCGTGACCGTCTCGCGGAAGCCGGGGTCGCTGCCGCAGCGCGGATGCTGCGTGATGCGGGATTGCACTGTTCCAGCCTGTGCCGTGGCGGATGGTTTCCGGCTGCCACCCGCGCTGAACGCGCAGCACGTATTGATGACAATCGCCGCGCCATCGAAGAAGCGGCAGCGTTGGGCGCCGATGTGTTGGTGCTGGTATGCGGACCGGCGCCGGACCGCGACATTCGCGCAGCGCGCGCTATGGTCGAGGAGGGGATTGCCGCCATTCTGCCGGATGCCATCGATCATGGCGTGACCCTGGGGATTGAGCCGCTGCACCCCATGTTCGCCGCCGATCGGTCGGTGATTACCAGCCTGGGAGAAGCCGTCGCACTCGCAGAACGCTTTGACTCGCCGCGCGTGGGGGTGGTGATCGACGCATACCACGTCTGGTGGGATGCAGGCGTGTACGATCTTATTCAGCGGTGTGGACGGCGCACCGTCGCTTATCACGTGTCCGACTGGATCGTGCCGTTGCCGGATGTGCTGAATGGGCGCGGCATGATGGGTGATGGCGTGATCGAATTGCGCTCGCTGCGCGAAGCGGTCGATGCCGCCGGATACCGTGGGTTTATTGAGGTCGAAATCTTTAACGAAGCGATCTGGAATATGCCCGGCGATCAGGTCGTATCATTGATGTGCGAACGCTACCTTGAGCACGTCGCGCCGATCCAGGACCAATACCCTTCAAAGAAGCGCACACCGGCGATCAAAGACGCCTCGCCTTGA
- a CDS encoding PAS domain-containing protein has product MSDNSASEVEQLRQRCAALEDELRAVEERLRFFVEHSPAAIAMLDTEMRYILASQRWLTDYGLEGMNIVGRSHYEIFPDLPERWKEIHRRALAGAFEEAEEDPWTREDGSTEWITWKCYPWFKGDGAIGGIVFFTEVVTKRIRERQELEESREQLRATVEEQERLIQAIREMSTPVVPIYDEIIVLPLVGSIDSRRSAQIMEALLSGIQHYAAEIAIIDITGVSVVDTSVANHLIQTTRAASLLGAHCVLVGISAEVAQAMVHLGVDLSTVVTRSNLQAGIEYALDRLGKQITTRVSAPTPDLLVR; this is encoded by the coding sequence ATGTCAGACAATTCCGCGTCCGAGGTCGAGCAACTTCGTCAGCGCTGCGCAGCCCTTGAGGACGAACTGCGCGCGGTTGAGGAGCGCTTGCGTTTCTTTGTCGAGCATTCGCCCGCAGCGATCGCTATGCTGGATACCGAAATGCGCTATATCCTGGCAAGCCAACGCTGGTTGACGGATTACGGACTGGAAGGGATGAACATTGTGGGGCGCTCCCACTACGAGATATTTCCCGATCTGCCCGAACGCTGGAAGGAGATTCATCGTCGCGCGCTCGCAGGCGCTTTTGAGGAAGCGGAGGAAGATCCCTGGACACGGGAGGACGGATCGACGGAATGGATCACCTGGAAATGCTACCCCTGGTTCAAGGGTGATGGCGCTATCGGCGGGATCGTCTTCTTCACTGAAGTGGTAACGAAGCGCATTCGGGAACGGCAGGAACTGGAAGAAAGCCGCGAACAACTGCGCGCGACGGTCGAGGAACAGGAGCGCCTCATCCAGGCGATCCGTGAAATGTCCACGCCGGTCGTGCCGATCTACGACGAAATTATCGTTCTTCCGCTCGTCGGCTCGATCGACAGCCGACGCAGCGCGCAGATCATGGAGGCGTTGCTCAGCGGCATTCAGCACTACGCCGCCGAAATCGCAATCATTGACATTACCGGTGTATCGGTGGTGGATACGTCGGTCGCCAATCACCTGATCCAGACGACGCGCGCCGCATCGCTGCTCGGCGCACACTGTGTGCTCGTCGGCATCTCGGCGGAAGTGGCGCAGGCAATGGTCCATTTGGGGGTCGATCTGAGCACGGTGGTGACGCGCAGCAATTTGCAGGCGGGCATCGAATATGCGCTCGACCGCCTGGGCAAGCAGATTACAACCCGTGTGTCTGCGCCAACGCCGGATCTCCTTGTTCGATGA